The genomic interval TGATGAACCAGCCGGATATGAAGAAGAAGGGCAACTCTCCGCCGAAGCACTGGACGCCCATGATGAGTCCTTGAAGCAGCTTCATGGCTTGGAAGTGACAGTCCCACTCAAAGGCAACGTCCTCAACCAACATCAGCTGAAggaaataattgttatgatatttatcTACATTTGAAGTAATTAACTTGTTTGTCTTTCCTACTCtagagaattaaaagaaaaatctatatcTACTAATAAATGTCCTTCTCTGTTTATAACACAAAAATGATATCAATCTCTTTGTAAAATACACACCAGGAAAGTCCACAGAATTCCAGTCGATATTCCAACTACAACACAGCAGACAACAAAGAGAACGATCTGAGGCTCACAAATAAGACGAGCCATTGCACCTGCTGTCCAgcttttcttctcattcccctCAATCTGGATAAAACAAAGCATTTCTTGTTACATGTCTCTTTTGGACAATTATACATTTGGAAGTACAATCTTCTTTATCAACTTGCCAgacatgaaaattatttttaaaatatgataaaatcaaATCACTGttgaaaaaatttctttatcattatcatgaacagtataaatctttctttttatccatgtatctataaaaaggaaaaggaaatagtcatctcaaaaatataatgtataaatacaaattatgCGATATCNNNNNNNNNNNNNNNNNNNNNNNNNNNNNNNNNNNNNNNNNNNNNNNNNNTNNNNNNNNNNNNNNNNNNNNNNNNNNNNNNNNNNNNNNNNNNNNNNNNNNNNNNNNNNNNNNNNACATATAAACTGACATCAATCTTTTTTAAACTAGCAAcctaaccaataaaaaaatggaaggaacacAAAGCAAGGAAAACTTACCTGGAGACGAGTCGCNNNNNNNNNNNNNNNNNNNNNNNNNNNNNNNNNNNNNNNNNNNNCAGAGGTGTAGTCTTTCTGCACTTGACCCTGGGAGGCATGGTCGATCAGCAGGCCTGTGATGACAACCAAGGTACCCCAGCCCAGGGATCCAAACAGGCGCTGTTCTCCATACTTGTTGGCTTTCTCACCTGTGTAATTGAGAATACCTCACACACTGAACTCTTATCATCATTCATGGTACATCTATTTCATGCTGTGTCTTTTAACAATAGAAGAATATCTGACTATATAGATTTAGATTAACTTTTATTTCTATTGGCCCCCCTTTTCTATAAACATGGCAATTTATACCTagatttttgggaaagaaaatcaCATGACACCCCTTTACACATCAGCNNNNNNNNNNNNNNNNNNNNNNNNNNNNNNNNNNNNNNNNNNNNNNNNNNNNNNNNNNNNNNNNNNNNNNNNNNNNNNNNNNNNNNNNNATGTCTCATCCATATCCTTAAACTTTAAAGTAAACAATCTAAAAACActcatataaatgtgaatatatatgcacatacgNNNNNNNNNNNNNNNNNNNNNNNNNNNNNNNNNNNNNNNNNNNNNNNNNNNNNNNNNNNNNNNNNNNNNNNNNNNNNNNNNNNNNNNNNNNNNNNNNNNNNNNNNNNNNNNNNNNNNNNNNNNNNNNNNNNNNNNNNNNNNNNNNNNNNNNNNNNNNNNNNNNNNNNNNNNNNNNNNNNNNNNNNNNNNNNNNNNNNNNNNNNNNNNNNNNNNNNNNNNNNNNNNNNNNNNNNNNNNNNNNNNNNNNNNNNNNNNNNNNNNNNNNNNNNNNNNNNNNNNNNNNNNNNNNNNNNNNNNNNNNNNNNNNNNNNNNNNNNNNNNNNNNNNNNNNNNNNNNNNNNNNNNNNNNCATAAATCATAATANNNNNNNNNNNNNNNNNNNNNNNNNNNNNNNNNNNNNNNNNNNNNNNNACAACACATAATANNNNNNNNNNNNNNNNNNNNNNNNNNNNNNNNNNNNNNNNNNNNNNNNNNNNNNNNNNNNNCACATACATGGAAACATATATCAACAANNNNNNNNNNNNNNNNNNNNNNNNNNNNNNNNNNNNNNNNNNNNNNNNNNNNNNNNNNNNNNNNNNNNNNNNNNNNNNNNNNNNNNNNNNNNNNNNNNNNNNNNNNNNNNNNNNNNNNNtacatatattttcattattcttttttatttcatacccTACCATAAAAGCCTATGGGCAACAAACACAAGACAGATCATCAACTCACCCAAAAGTTGGAAGCAAACAGTATCAGACATGACCACAGAGATCCCCAAGCCGCTCCAAGCAATGATGACGCATAGGAGGTAGACCCAGAACTGGTGGTATGACAACAGCTCTTGATAGCTAGTAGGAGGAACTGTCAAAGGTGCTTCCATAAACGACATGAATCTGCCGTCATTGCAGACTAGCGTGATTCAAGGGTTAAAACGGACATGTGGGGTAGCCCCAAATGTTAAAGTGAAaggacgagaagaaaagaaagggtaagGATATTGTTACATAATGCAAGACTTTGTGTGGAAACAAACATATNNNNNNNNNNNNNNNNNNNNNNNNNNNNNNNNNNNNNNNNNNNNNNNNNNNNNNNNNNNNNNNNNNNNNNNNNNNNNNNNNNNNNNNNNNNNNNNNNNNNNNNNNNNNNNNNNNNNNNNNNNNNNNNNNNNNNNNNNNNNNNNNNNNNNNNNNNNNNNNNNNNNNNNNNNNNNNNNNNNNNNNNNNNNNNNNNNNNNNNNNNNNNNNNNNNNNNNNNNNNNNNNNNNNNNNNNNNNNNNNNNNNNNNNNNNNNNNNNNNNNNNNNNNNNNNNNNNNNNNNNNNNNNNNNNNNNNNNNNNNNNNNNNNNNNNNNNNNNNNNNNNNNNNNNNNNNNNNNNNNNNNNNNNNNNNNNNNNNNNNNNNNNNNNNNNNNNNNNNNNNNNNNNNNNNNNNNNNNNNNNNNNNNNNNNNNNNNNNNNNNNNNNNNNNNNNNNNNNNNNNNNNNNNNNNNNNNNNNNNNNNNNNNNNNNNNNNNNNNNNNNNNNNNNNNNNNNNNNNNNNNNNNNNNNNNNNNNNNNNNNNNNNNNNNNNNNNNNNNNNNNNNNNNNNNNNNNNNNNNNNNNNNNNNNNNNNNNNNNNNNNNNNNNNNNNNNNNNNNNNNNNNNNNNNNNNNNNNNNNNNNNNNNNNNNNNNNNNNNNNNNNNNNNNNNNNNNNNNNNNNNNNNNNNNNNNNNNNNNNNNNNNNNNNNNNNNNNNNNNNNNNNNNNNNNNNNNNNNNNNNNNNNNNNNNNNNNNNNNNNNNNNNNNNNNNNNNNNNNNNNNNNNNNNNNNNNNNNNNNNNNNNNNNNNNNNNNNNNNNNNNNNNNNNNNNNNNNNNNNNNNNNNNNNNNNNNNNNNNNNNNNNNNNNNNNNNNNNNNNNNNNNNNNNNNNNNNNNNNNNNNNNNNNNNNNNNNNNNNNNNNNNNNNNNacaaaagaaacaaagaaaaaaaagaaaaagaaaagggggaaaaaaaaggggggaaaaaaaaaaggggaaaaaagggaaaaaggaaagaaaaaggaaagaagaaaaaaagaagaaaaaaaaagaagaggggaaaaagaaaaaaaaagaggaaaaggaaaaaaagggaaaaaaaaaaaggggggaaaaaaaaaaaaaaaggggaaaaaagggggaaaaaaaggggaagggggaaaaaaaaaaaaaaaaagagggaaaaagaagttgcttggaataaaaaagggaaaaagggcaaaaaaaatgaaataaatgtaaaacaggTGTTccgtaaaatttaatttaatcccCAAGAAAAATTTCcatgaaaacaaattttttaaaaaatttggatcgttttttttgtatatccccCTTCGAAGtcccattcaaaaaaaaagaaaataaaatacggggggggaaaaaagggttttttttttttttggggggggggggggggNNNNNNNNNNNNNNNNNNNNNNNNNNNNNNNNNNNNNNNNNNNNNNNNNNNNNNNNNNNNNNNNNNNNNNNNNNNNNNNNNNNNNNNNNNNNNNNNNNNNNNNNNNNNNNNNNNNNNNNNNNNNNNNNggggggggggaaaaaaaaaaaaaaNNNNNNNNNNNNNNNNNNNNNNNNNNNNNNNNNNNNNNNNNNNNNNNNNNNNNNNNNNNNNNNNNNNNNNNNNNNNNNNNNNNTTGCTTAAggaatcaaaagaaagaaatattggtgcataaaacatgaaataaatgtCATACCACAGGATGCTCAATCAAGTAATACACTTTATTTACATCTATAGATCATTATCCTAGTGTAAAGGCTAATGACTTTGAATAAATATCCTTTGGtatcatgttattttatgtaCTATCCTCCAATAATACAGATTATGAATCATACCTTGATATACGTTAATGAGAACTactaatgcttatatatatataaatcattttctTAGCCACCTGTCACAACTAGGcatttaataaatattgtttttgctgccaacatatataaacatacattactgaaaaaaaaaaatatatatatatatttacagtacaaCATTTATGATAAATTCAAACACTAGCAAACAAATTATTCTCATTCCAAAAATCACATCTTAGTCCNNNNNNNNNNNNNNNNNNNNNNNNNNNNNNNNNNNNNNNNNNNNNNNNNNNNNNNNNNNNNNNNNNNNNNNNNNNNNNNNNNNNNNNNNNNNNNNNNNNNNNCACCACAGTTACCTCCGTGCCGTTCGCCGTAATATTGGATATAGGAAAGAAGGTGCACGGATGGACTTGCTCATTATAGAACAGGTTAGTTGTGGCCGTGAAGTTTAATTTGGAGTCCTCACAAGAAGATAAATTCCACGCAGCACACACTGACTTGATCGTTTCTGTATCATCTCCTGTGCAGTCCACCTATAAANNNNNNNNNNNNNNNNNNNNNNNNNNNNNNNNNNNNNNNNNNNNNNNNNNNNNNNNNNNNNNNNNNNNNNNNNNNNNNNNNNNNNNNNNNNNNNNNNNNNNNNNNNNNNNNNNNNNNNNNNNNNNNNNNNNNNNNNNNNNNNNNNNNNNNNNNNNNNNNNNNNNNNNNNNNNNNNNNNNNNNNNNNNNNNNNNNNNNNNNNNNNNNNNNNNNNNNNNNNNNNNNNNNNNNNNNNNNNNNNNNNNNNTGGCATTTGGAATATATTGCTAACATTTTCAAGCTCAGCAGAGACAGATGCAAGAAATAATTTAATGATACAAGTAGCTACTATGAAATTTCGATCAtgctaattaataatattatgtcataagaatcatgataatgttatcaAGCTTTTTCTACTCaattatttatcaaatatatcaatctcacatacacaaacaatcaaaANNNNNNNNNNNNNNNNNNNNNNNNNNNNNNNNCAACACATATAAACTGACACATATCTCATAATCTACTTACCTTACATGTTGCTGTATAATTATCCTTAATGCCATTAATGAAATCATTCTGTCTACATTTTTCCTTGGAAGAGCAAAACTTGATGTAAGTCGAAGGCGAGCTGCAATCCAGAGTCACTTTGGCAGGAAGCTTATTCGGAGTCTGAGGTATAGGTGGCGTGAAGTAGACACTGTTCAGATAAAGTTGGGTCATTTGAAATACATGTAACAAAATGGAAGATTTATAATCATTCGGTGCANNNNNNNNNNNNNNNNNNNNNNNNNNNNNNNNNNNACTNNNNNNNNNNNNNNNNNNNNNNNNNNNNNNNNNNNNNNNNNNNNNNNNNNNNNNNNNNNNNNNNNNNNNNNNNNNNNNNNNNNNNNNNNNNNNNNNNNNNNNNNNNNNNNNNNNNNNNNNAACATANNNNNNNNNNNNNNNNNNNNNNNNNNNNNNNNNNNNNNNNNNNNNNNNNNNNNNNNNNNNNNNNNNNNNNNNNNNNNNNNNNNNNNNNNNNNNNNNNNNNNNNNNNNNNNNNNNNNNNNNNNNNNNNNNNNNNNNNNNNNNNNNNNNNNNNNNNNNNNNNNNNNNNNNNNNNNNNNNNNNNNNNNNNNNNNNNNNNNNNNNNNNNNNNNNNNNNNNNNNNNNNNNNNNNNNNNNNNNNNNNNNNNNNNNNNNNNNNNNNNNNNNNNNNNNNNNNNNNNNNNNNNNNNNNNNNNNNNNNNNNNNNNNNNNNNNNNNNNNNNNNNNNNNNNNNNNNNNNNNNNNNNNNNNNNNNNNNNNNNNNNNNNNNNNNNNNNNNNNNNNNNNNNNNNNNNNNNNNNNNNNNNNNNNNNNNNNNNNNNNNNNNNNNNNNNNNNNNNNNNNNNNNNNNNNNNNNNNNNNNNNNNNNNNNNNNNNNNNNNNNNNNNNNNNNNNNNNNNNNNNNNNNNNNNNNNNNNNNNNNNNNNNNNNNNNNNNNNNNNNNNNNNNNNNNNNNNNNNNNNNNNNNNNNNNNNNNNNNNNNNNNNNNNNNNNNNNNNNNNNNNNNNNNNNNNNNNNNNNNNNNNNNNNNNNNNNNNNNNNNNNNNNNNNNNNNNNNNNNNNNNNNNNNNNNNNNNNNNNNNNNNNNNNNNNNNNNNNNNNNNNNNNNNNNNNNNNNNNNNNNNNNNNNNNNNNNNNNNNNNNNNNNNNNNNNNNNNNNNNNNNNNNNNNNNNNNNNNNNNNNNNNNNNNNNNNNNNNNNNNNNNNNNNNNNNNNNNNNNNNNNNNNNNNNNNNNNNNNNNNNNNNNNNNNNNNNNNNNNNNNNNNNNNNNNNNNNNNNNNNNNNNNNNNNNNNNNNNNNNNNNNNNNNNNNNNNNNNNNNNNNNNNNNNNNNNNNNNNNNNNNNNNNNNNNNNNNNNNNNNNNNNNNNNNNNNNNNNNNNNNNNNNNNNNNNNNNNNNNNNNNNNNNNNNNNNNNNNNNNNNNNNNNNNNNNNNNNNNNNNNNNNNNNNNNNNNNNNNNNNNNNNNNNNNNNNNNNNNNNNNNNNNNNNNNNNNNNNNNNNNNNNNNNNNNNNNNNNNNNNNNNNNNNNNNNNNNNNNNNNNNNNNNNNNNNNNNNNNNNNNNNNNNNNNNNNNNNNNNNNNNNNNNNNNNNNNNNNNNNNNNNNNNNNNNNNNNNNNNNNNNNNNNNNNNNNNNNNNNNNNNNNNNNNNNNNNNNNNNNNNNNNNNNNNNNNNNNNNNNNNNNNNNNNNNNNNNNNNNNNNNcacatactatatatctaaggAAAGATAATAAATCATTCCACTGCCATCCTCTCATTATAGACAGGTTATAAGCACAAAGGCTTTACAAATGCCTAAAGGATATCATGCACATACTGTATTAATCACAAATGCCAAACTTCAGCATTTCTTTAGCAAAGTTCTTCTGAGAACCAGTCACTGAAAATAAACTGTCACTACTTAAGGTACTCACTACATTGGTAAGTAACAATTAATTGAAATTCACAGGCAAATGCTACTGAATATGAGCAAATTaccaaattatatacacacacaagaaaaaaagtaagctTTTGTCTATTCAATCAATCAGCTGTTTTTTCACTGTGAGCAAATCACTGATATGAACTCTGAATTTTAGTTTCTCT from Penaeus monodon isolate SGIC_2016 chromosome 21, NSTDA_Pmon_1, whole genome shotgun sequence carries:
- the LOC119586490 gene encoding LOW QUALITY PROTEIN: major facilitator superfamily domain-containing protein 6-like (The sequence of the model RefSeq protein was modified relative to this genomic sequence to represent the inferred CDS: inserted 2 bases in 1 codon; substituted 1 base at 1 genomic stop codon) is translated as MKINMKLLPMKAHYFLMFAGTAPVLPFLPVYARQQGISPAGIGLIYTILPFVGLFAKAASGALADLLRIHRGVFLSAIAVCTLGFFSVYFTPPIPQTPNKLPAKVTLDCSSPSTYIKFCSSKEKCRQNDFINGIKDNYTATCKVDCTGDDTETIKSVCAAWNLSSCEDSKLNFTATTNLFYNEQVHPCTFFPISNITANGTEVTDPTCPFXPLNXTLVCNDGRFMSFMEAPLTVPPTSYQELLSYHQFWVYLLCVIIAWSGLGISVVMSDTVCFQLLGEKANKYGEQRLFGSLGWGTLVVITGLLIDHASQGQVQKDYTSXXXXXXXXXXXXXXXATRLQIEGNEKKSWTAGAMARLICEPQIVLFVVCCVVVGISTGILWTFLLMLVEDVAFEWDCHFQAMKLLQGLIMGVQCFGGELPFFFISGWFIKKLGHVHAMSLVIGMFGIRYILYYTIVNPWVFLPIELLNGFTFGIFYATMTSYASQVAPSGTEATMQGIVGASFEGIGIAVGGFVGGSLFFTVGGSRTFLYTGIFNLLFAVLHIILQILLKRLRPQSSSAGGSPTPVGYMVPSESMKPVAATDGEAEED